From Triticum aestivum cultivar Chinese Spring chromosome 4A, IWGSC CS RefSeq v2.1, whole genome shotgun sequence, a single genomic window includes:
- the LOC123083437 gene encoding cysteine-rich receptor-like protein kinase 10, translating into MLMLGVLLLFLMPLSATGTAQLCGSGSNYTTNSTYQSNLAALAATLPTNASSSRQQFAAATVGQVPDAVHALALCRGDFANDTACADCVAASFQHAQQTCPNDEAATVYYDYDDVNNQRPGCVLGFSGESDFLSPAAGLTENGTLFEAWNPGNISADATITAADVHNLLTVTAQDSAADTARRYSTAVMDAVPTLYSLTQCTPDLSAGDCLVCLQRLIGMVNATTSVRQGGRIFVLRCNIRFETFMFFDQPMRRINPSSITQAPPGKSMYTNCSFISLEKNLRLRERRTNKLHGGDHELVWDMETGMLSGFSFFEFDQIQEATSNFSEENKLGEGGFGPVYKGHFLHGMEIAVKRLASHSGQGLVEFKNEVQLIAKLQHRNLVRLLGCCSQGEEKILVYEYMANKSLDFFIFVHTDEHRKALMDWNKHLTIIEGIAEGLLYLHKHSCLRVIHRDLKPSNILLDNEMNPKISDFGLAKIFSPNNNEENSTRRVVGTYGYMAPEYASEGLFSIKSDVFSFGVLVLEILSGKRNSGSHQCGDFINLLGYAWQLWEDRRWIDIVDASLNSFLPKTHPTEIMRCINIALLCVQENAIDRPNMLDVTAMLSSKTMILREPKHPPYFNLRRTRVLLWIKRPQLMRAHNLGEEDQLEDLWEVGGGRRLGAFV; encoded by the exons ATGTTGATGCTCGGCGTCCTGCTCCTTTTTCTGATGCCGTTGTCGGCAACGGGAACGGCACAGCTCTGCGGCAGCGGCAGCAACTACACCACCAACAGCACCTATCAGTCGAACCTCGCCGCCCTTGCCGCCACCCTCCCCACTAATGCCTCCTCCTCCCGTCAGCAATTTGCCGCCGCCACCGTTGGACAAGTACCTGATGCGGTGCACGCGCTCGCGCTCTGCCGCGGCGACTTCGCCAACGACACGGCATGTGCGGACTGTGTTGCCGCCTCATTCCAGCACGCACAGCAGACATGCCCCAACGACGAGGCCGCCACCGTCTACTACGACTATGATGACGTAAACAATCAGAGGCCAGGCTGCGTACTCGGCTTCTCTGGCGAGAGCGATTTCCTCAGCCCAGCGGCCGGTCTCACCGAGAACGGTACGCTCTTCGAGGCATGGAATCCGGGGAACATCTCCGCGGACGCCACCATCACCGCCGCAGACGTCCACAACCTGCTGACTGTGACAGCCCAGGACTCGGCCGCCGACACGGCGAGGCGGTACTCCACAGCGGTGATGGATGCCGTGCCAACGCTCTACTCCCTCACACAGTGCACGCCGGACCTGTCCGCCGGTGATTGCCTGGTTTGCCTCCAGCGGCTTATCGGCATGGTCAACGCCACCACGTCCGTGCGCCAGGGAGGACGGATCTTCGTCCTGCGCTGCAACATCAGGTTCGAGACGTTTATGTTCTTCGACCAGCCTATGCGGCGGATCAATCCATCCTCCATCACTCAGGCTCCACCAGGCAAGAGTATGTACACGAACTGTTCGTTTATTTCCCTTGAAAAAAACT TGAGATTGCGAGAAAGGCGCACTAATAAGTTGCACGGAGGGGATCATGAACTAGTATGGGATATGGAAACAGGAATGTTATCAGGGTTTTCGTTTTTTGAGTTTGATCAGATACAGGAGGCCACGAGTAACTTTTCTGAAGAAAATAAACTTGGAGAAGGCGGGTTTGGCCCTGTATACAAG GGACATTTTCTTCATGGAATGGAGATAGCAGTTAAGAGGCTTGCTTCACATTCAGGACAAGGTTTGGTGGAGTTCAAAAATGAAGTTCAGCTCATAGCCAAGCTTCAACATAGGAATTTGGTGAGACTGTTGGGATGTTGCTCTCAAGGAGAGGAAAAGATACTGGTCTATGAATACATGGCGAACAAAAGCTTGGACTTCTTCATATTTG TTCACACAGATGAACACAGAAAAGCTTTAATGGATTGGAACAAACATCTAACAATAATTGAAGGAATAGCAGAAGGCCTTCTTTATCTACATAAGCACTCTTGTCTGCGTGTTATACATCGAGATCTTAAGCCAAGCAACATTCTCTTGGACAATGAAATGAATCCTAAAATTTCGGATTTTGGACTAGCAAAAATATTCAGCCCAAATAACAACGAGGAAAACAGTACGAGAAGAGTAGTTGGTACATA TGGTTACATGGCTCCCGAGTATGCTTCTGAGGGCCTTTTCTCTATCAAATCCGATGTATTCAGCTTTGGTGTTTTAGTTCTCGAGATCCTTAGCGGGAAAAGGAATTCCGGTAGCCATCAATGTGGTGATTTCATTAATCTCCTCGGATAT GCTTGGCAGTTATGGGAAGATAGAAGATGGATTGATATTGTTGATGCATCACTTAATTCATTTCTTCCAAAGACTCACCCAACAGAAATTATGAGGTGCATTAACATTGCACTACTATGTGTACAAGAGAATGCAATAGATCGACCAAACATGTTGGATGTTACTGCAATGCTAAGCAGCAAGACAATGATCCTACGTGAGCCTAAGCACCCACCGTATTTCAATCTAAGG CGTACCAGGGTTCTCCTGTGGATCAAAAGGCCACAACTTATGAGGGCACACAACCTTGGGGAAGAAGACCAACTGGAGGACCTTTGGGAGGTGGGTGGCGGAAGACGGCTGGGAGCTTTCGTCTAG
- the LOC123083436 gene encoding cysteine-rich receptor-like protein kinase 10, with translation MQFEQGMATILLLLLSSLTPFLAAADVFCDNVKVLAATLPNKTSSSPVHFATATVGEAPNIVYAVALCRGDVLNDTTCAECITNVFGKVQNATSPEVECFGSTSSFFDCILNYNSKDIVAPSFTNSTEEENAGYPPFERWNVRNVTGNVPLITGLIHELLVETMEKAASASPRRFATGVVDSGTNFPKVYSLAQCTPDLSSGDCLECLQHLLGMINSTMSLRMGGQIGVIRCYFRYDASQFYQGQPMISRGPLAPTPTQHKRRMNKLWVIPLAAATFLFFILYYRRITKQRKGEVMRLQGSRRSWDLEGEEQLVWQGKNSEFMVFDFQQLLQATNNFSEKNKLGQGGFGAVYKGKLADGLEIAVKRLSSHSGQGFTEFKNEVQLIAKLQHSNLVRLFGCCSLEEEKILVYEYLPNKSLDFFIFDEKRRALLDWSKLVAIVEGIAHGLLYLHKHSRLRIIHRDLKPSNILLDSEMNPKISDFGLAKIFSSDSSEGNTTRRVVGTYGYMSPEYASEGVFSIKSDVFSFGVIIFEILSGKRNSGSQQYGDFINLLGYAWQLWEEGRGIDLLDTSLVPKDQSPKLMRYINIALLCVQENAADRPTMADVIAMLCTDDMNIDEPKQPAYFNIRVGNEEESTATESCSINDMTISVAIPR, from the exons ATGCAGTTCGAGCAAGGCATGGCGACAATCCTGCTGCTCCTACTCAGCAGCCTCACACCATTCCTAGCGGCAGCCGATGTATTCTGCGACAACGTTAAGGTCCTTGCTGCCACCCTCCCCAACAAAACCTCCTCTTCTCCGGTACACTTTGCCACTGCCACCGTCGGCGAAGCCCCCAACATCGTGTATGCGGTTGCGCTCTGCCGTGGTGATGTCCTCAATGACACAACCTGTGCCGAGTGCATCACCAACGTATTCGGTAAAGTGCAGAACGCTACGTCGCCAGAGGTAGAGTGCTTCGGGTCTACCTCCTCCTTTTTTGATTGTATCCTCAACTACAACTCCAAAGACATCGTCGCCCCGTCATTCACCAATAGCACAGAAGAAGAAAATGCTGGTTACCCTCCTTTTGAAAGGTGGAATGTCagaaatgtcaccggcaacgtgccCCTCATCACCGGTCTCATCCACGAGTTGCTGGTGGAGACTATGGAGAAGGCAGCCAGCGCGTCGCCGAGGCGGTTCGCCACCGGTGTCGTAGACAGCGGCACGAACTTCCCGAAGGTGTACTCCTTGGCGCAGTGCACGCCGGACCTGTCTTCCGGGGACTGTCTAGAGTGCTTGCAACATCTCCTTGGCATGATCAATTCCACCATGTCCCTCCGCATGGGGGGACAGATTGGTGTCATACGGTGTTATTTCAGGTATGATGCGTCACAGTTCTATCAAGGCCAACCAATGATAAGTCGGGGGCCGCTAGCTCCAACTCCGACCCAACACAAGA GGCGTATGAACAAGCTGTGGGTAATACCTCTAGCTGCAGCAAcattcctcttcttcatcttgtaCTACCGTCGGATCACAAAACAAAGAAAAG GTGAGGTGATGAGGTTACAAGGATCAAGACGTTCTTGGGATTTGGAAGGAGAGGAACAACTAGTTTGGCAAGGCAAAAATTCAGAGTTCATGGTGTTTGACTTCCAACAGCTACTACAGGCCACAAATAATTTTTCGGAAAAAAACAAACTTGGACAGGGTGGCTTTGGTGCTGTATACAAG GGCAAGCTTGCTGATGGATTGGAGATAGCAGTTAAAAGACTTTCTTCACATTCAGGACAAGGCTTCACAGAGTTTAAAAATGAAGTCCAGCTCATAGCCAAACTACAACACAGTAATTTGGTTAGGCTATTTGGATGTTGCTCCCTAGAAGAGGAGAAAATATTAGTGTATGAATACTTGCCCAACAAAAGCTTGGATTTCTTTATCTTTG ATGAAAAAAGAAGAGCTTTACTTGATTGGTCCAAACTTGTAGCAATAGTTGAAGGCATAGCACATGGACTTCTTTACCTACATAAGCACTCCCGGTTACGTATCATTCATCGAGATCTTAAACCAAGTAACATTCTCTTGGATAGTGAAATGAATCCAAAGATTTCAGATTTTGGTCTAGCAAAAATTTTCAGCTCAGATAGCAGTGAAGGAAACACTACTAGAAGAGTGGTTGGTACATA TGGCTACATGTCCCCTGAGTATGCTTCGGAGGGTGTCTTCTCTATTAAATCGGACGTCTTCAGTTTTGGTGTTATTATTTTTGAGATACTTAGCGGAAAGCGGAATTCTGGTAGCCAGCAATATGGTGATTTCATCAATCTTCTTGGATAT GCCTGGCAACTATGGGAAGAGGGAAGGGGAATTGATCTTCTTGATACATCATTGGTTCCCAAAGATCAATCACCGAAGCTTATGAGATACATTAATATAGCATTATTATGTGTACAAGAGAACGCAGCCGATCGACCAACCATGGCAGATGTTATAGCAATGCTATGCACCGACGATATGAACATCGACGAACCTAAGCAGCCGGCATATTTCAACATAAGGGTCGGAAATGAAGAGGAGTCTACTGCTACAGAGTCATGCAGTATTAACGACATGACCATATCTGTCGCAATTCCtagatag